From Streptomyces sp. NBC_01551:
GACATAAGCCGCCCACGATCGCTACACAGCGCGGACCGGCCCGCGACCGCAGGTCGTCGTGGGCTGATGGGCTGAGATGGAGGCCTTCCGGAGCGAAAAGGCGAGGAAATCAACCTGCATTGCAGTCAGGACCAATTCCACCCCACAGACATCCCCCAAACCGTCCGAATACGGACACTTTCTGGCCTTCCGAAGACTCGACGCCCTCCAACCTGCACGAAAAGACGAAATCGAGCTCCTGGCACCCCACCACACCCCGCCGACAGCCCCATCGGCCACCAGCAGGCCATATCGAGCACCGTCAGGCCGCAGACGCCCACCGCGACCGCCCATTCACATCTCGGGCGGCCTATGTCCGGCCACAGACGGGCCGCACACGCGTGAGGCGAGGAGCACGTAGCGATCTGGGGCGGCTTATGAACAGCCACAGGCGGGCCGCAGACGCCAAGCCGAGCGGAGCGCGTAGCGATCCGACGCGCCTGGCCCCCCTTTGGTACTTGGATGCGGCTGGGGGCGGGTCCGGAGGGGGTTCCGCCCGGAGGGCGGCGTTGCCGGGAGGCAGGGCCCCCGTTCAGGCGTCTCGCTCCCGAGGGGTTGGAAAGGTTCCCCCTGACCGTTTCTTTGGGGGGTTCCCGACAGTCTTTGGCATTCCGGTTCGGGCCGGTCGGTCAAGGGTGGCCGAAGGCCATCGCGAAGCGACGCGAACGCAGTGAGCGCCCTTGACGGGCCGGACCGAACCGGAAGGACAGTGAGACTGGCGGGAAGTCCCCAACCCTGTCCCATTCCGCCCGACCTGGATACCGGACAGCAGACCCCGCCCAGGCGTCAGGAATCCGCCGGGGCCTGGGCGGTGGAGCCGCGGACTACCAGTTCCGGTTGGAAGATGTACTCCGTGCGTTGGACCGGGGTGCCGCCCACCGATTCGAGGAGGGCGCCCACCGCCGCCGTGGCCATGGCGCGGACCGGTTGGCGGACCGTGGTGAGCGGGGGGTCCGTGAAGGCGATCAGCGGGGAGTCGTCGAAGCCGACCACCGAGACGTCCTCGGGGACGCGCAGGCCGCGTTCGCGGGCCGCGCGGATGACGCCGAGGGCCATGGGGTCGCTGCCGCAGACAATGCCCGTGCAGCCGCGGTCCAGGAGGGCGCCGCCCGCCGCGTGGCCGCCTTCGACCGTGAACAGGGTGCGCTGGATGCGGCCCTCCGCCTCGGCCGACGGCAGCGCCGCCTTGAAGGCCGCCTCCTTGCGGGCCGAGGGGACGTACCGCGTCGGCCCGATGGCCAGGCCGATCCGCCGGTGGCCCAGGTCCGCCAGGTGACGTACCGCCATGTCCGCCGCCGCCCGGTCGTCCGGGGAGATGAACGGGGCGTTGACCTGCTCGTTGAAGCCGTTGATCAGGACGAAGGGGATGCCCCGGGAGGCGAGCCGCTGGTAGCGCGACGGGTCCGCCGCCGCGTCCGCGTGCAGGCCCGACAGGAACATGATCCCGGTGACGCCCCGCTCCACCAGCTGCTCCACCAGCTCGTCCTCGGTGGCCCCGCCCGGCGTCTGCGTGCACAGCACCGGCGTGTAGCCGTGGCCCGCCAGCGCCTGCTCTATGACCTGCGCGAACGCCGGGAAGATGGGGTTGGTGAGCTCCGGGATCAGCAGGCCCACCAGGCCGTTGCTGCGGCGGCGCAGCCGTACCGGCCGTTCGTAGCCCAGCACGTCGAGCGCGGCCAGCACCTTGTGCCGGGTGCCGGCCGCGACGCCCGATTTCCCGTTGAGCACGCGGCTGACGGTCGCCTCGCTGACCTGGGCCTGCGCGGCGATGTCCGTCAGCCGGAGAGGGGAAGTCACCCCTGCCACCACACCGCCGTGTCCGCCCCGAGGAGCCCGGGGTCGGCCGGGTCGGCCGGGTCGGCGCTGGTGAGGAGCACCGTGCCCGGCGGGGTCATGCGGACGGCCTCGCCCGTCGCGTTGACGGTGCAGACGAAGCCGCCGCGACGGAACGCAAGTACGCCCGCGGG
This genomic window contains:
- a CDS encoding LacI family DNA-binding transcriptional regulator codes for the protein MAGVTSPLRLTDIAAQAQVSEATVSRVLNGKSGVAAGTRHKVLAALDVLGYERPVRLRRRSNGLVGLLIPELTNPIFPAFAQVIEQALAGHGYTPVLCTQTPGGATEDELVEQLVERGVTGIMFLSGLHADAAADPSRYQRLASRGIPFVLINGFNEQVNAPFISPDDRAAADMAVRHLADLGHRRIGLAIGPTRYVPSARKEAAFKAALPSAEAEGRIQRTLFTVEGGHAAGGALLDRGCTGIVCGSDPMALGVIRAARERGLRVPEDVSVVGFDDSPLIAFTDPPLTTVRQPVRAMATAAVGALLESVGGTPVQRTEYIFQPELVVRGSTAQAPADS